The Calditrichota bacterium genome includes a region encoding these proteins:
- a CDS encoding efflux RND transporter permease subunit, with the protein MRGLSRFAVENKRALVFTALLLSLIGLYLIFQIPEGVFPDATFPRIAVLVDYGLAPLKEMEMEVAKPIEEAAMMVEGVRLVRSSISRGSAEINIDFQWHQDMFRAYQLVQAQISGIQSQLPKGVQLEVRRFTTSTYPVAGYSLTSDKLNLLQLRDLAIYTIRPQLASIPGIYNIEVMGGKEREYWVNLDPQKLAALKLDYRQIAEALQKSNSLKYVGRLNEANKLYLNIADNRFLKIDDIKNTIVARRDATPIKLSEIASVEPALKETFLACESDLKPAVLITVIKQPGTNAVAIMKQVEKRWQELKRVLPTSVEVKKWYDMTDFIRRSMGSVRDAIFLGAFLTMLVLLLFLRRIRITLVTAVIIPVALLITFIFIKLSGANLNLMSLGGLAAAIGILVDNAIVVVENIERHLEQGFSRNDAVIQATSEIIPPLLGATLTTLVVFVPLIFLSGVPGIFFRALASTLALAIFVSMLLAVFLTPALSVLFISRKEKSAGRFLPKIIALQQKLLKTTFHRPVIIFALIALFVLVAIFSYLRIPSGFLPKWDERTIVLDYIAPPGSSIETTHKMLLSIENYLTRLPEVKAYSLRIGRGLAHPRKPANKGDFVISVRKNTKRSSFEIMDDLRSFIAQKEPRMEVELFQVLPDRLNDLSGEIAPIVIKVFGNNISRIQQTAAQIADSLSLIPNVVDVFPGFTDSEPELKIRVRPEIARFYGLTVADVNNAVKMALWGIVPTSMMEGLKMIPVRMRYPKANFNHLEKIRRLPIYLPSINRVLQLDEVADIQKQPGKTDIDHENLSQVVNVKAHISGRDLGSIIKNVKIMLSRIPLPPGVTVEIGGQYESQQRAFRELLLILGFGILLVYAILLFEFKSFRTSGIILLGTVLSVSGVFLILWITGIPLDISAFMGMIMILGVVVNNGILLIDYTEKYLKEQPDVKQALLMAGRVRLRPILMTTLATIFGFLPLALAIGEGSEMLQPLAISMIGGMSLSMVLSLLVIPGLYFVVNKKVSEI; encoded by the coding sequence ATGAGAGGACTCTCGCGATTCGCTGTTGAAAATAAGCGGGCGCTGGTGTTCACGGCTTTGCTGCTATCGCTGATTGGACTGTATCTGATTTTCCAAATTCCCGAAGGCGTTTTTCCTGATGCCACATTCCCGCGTATCGCCGTGTTGGTGGACTACGGTCTGGCGCCCTTAAAAGAAATGGAAATGGAAGTCGCCAAGCCCATTGAAGAAGCAGCGATGATGGTCGAGGGCGTGCGTTTGGTACGCTCGTCGATCAGCCGGGGCTCGGCGGAAATAAATATCGATTTTCAGTGGCACCAGGACATGTTTCGCGCCTACCAGTTGGTGCAGGCGCAAATCAGCGGTATCCAGAGCCAGTTGCCCAAAGGTGTGCAGTTGGAAGTACGCCGTTTCACTACCAGCACTTATCCGGTAGCCGGCTACAGCCTCACTTCGGACAAACTGAACCTGCTGCAATTGCGCGATCTGGCAATTTACACCATCAGGCCGCAGCTCGCCAGTATTCCCGGCATTTACAATATCGAGGTCATGGGCGGTAAAGAACGCGAGTACTGGGTCAATCTGGATCCCCAGAAATTAGCCGCGCTTAAGTTAGACTACCGTCAGATCGCAGAGGCGCTGCAAAAATCCAACTCCCTGAAATACGTCGGCCGACTGAATGAAGCGAACAAACTTTATCTGAACATTGCTGACAATCGCTTTTTGAAAATCGACGACATCAAAAATACCATTGTCGCTCGCCGTGATGCGACGCCGATCAAACTCTCGGAAATCGCTTCCGTGGAACCGGCGCTGAAAGAGACTTTTCTCGCCTGCGAAAGCGATCTTAAGCCCGCAGTGCTGATCACTGTGATCAAACAGCCGGGCACGAATGCAGTGGCGATCATGAAACAAGTTGAAAAACGCTGGCAGGAACTGAAAAGGGTGCTGCCGACGAGCGTTGAAGTGAAAAAGTGGTACGATATGACCGATTTCATCCGCCGTTCCATGGGCAGTGTGCGCGACGCAATTTTTTTAGGAGCATTTCTGACCATGCTCGTGTTGCTGCTTTTTCTGCGCCGAATTCGCATCACTTTGGTCACGGCAGTAATCATCCCTGTCGCACTGCTCATCACTTTCATTTTCATTAAACTGTCCGGAGCAAATCTCAACTTGATGAGCCTCGGTGGATTGGCTGCAGCTATCGGCATTTTAGTGGACAACGCGATCGTCGTCGTGGAAAATATCGAGCGCCATCTGGAACAGGGATTTTCCCGCAACGACGCAGTCATTCAGGCGACCAGTGAAATTATTCCTCCCTTGCTCGGTGCAACACTGACCACGTTGGTAGTTTTTGTCCCACTAATTTTTCTCTCTGGCGTGCCGGGCATCTTTTTTCGGGCATTGGCTTCCACATTGGCGCTGGCGATTTTCGTTTCCATGCTGCTGGCTGTCTTCCTCACGCCGGCGCTATCAGTGCTTTTTATTTCGCGAAAGGAAAAATCCGCGGGGCGCTTTTTGCCCAAAATTATTGCGCTACAGCAAAAGTTACTGAAAACCACTTTTCATCGGCCGGTAATTATTTTCGCCCTGATTGCCTTGTTTGTTCTTGTCGCTATTTTCTCTTATCTGCGCATCCCCAGCGGATTTTTACCAAAGTGGGACGAACGAACAATTGTCCTCGATTATATAGCGCCCCCGGGTAGCTCTATCGAAACGACTCACAAAATGCTACTGTCAATTGAAAATTATTTAACGAGGCTTCCGGAAGTCAAAGCATATTCCTTGAGAATTGGACGAGGTTTGGCTCATCCGCGAAAGCCAGCCAACAAGGGCGACTTTGTTATTTCTGTTCGCAAAAACACGAAACGGTCATCGTTCGAAATTATGGATGATTTGCGCAGTTTTATTGCCCAAAAAGAACCGAGAATGGAGGTTGAATTATTTCAGGTTCTGCCGGATCGTTTAAACGATTTGAGCGGAGAAATTGCGCCCATTGTTATCAAAGTTTTTGGCAATAATATTTCCCGCATCCAACAAACAGCCGCACAGATTGCAGACTCGCTATCGCTCATTCCTAATGTTGTGGATGTATTTCCGGGATTTACGGATAGCGAACCCGAACTCAAAATTCGAGTCCGTCCTGAAATCGCCCGGTTTTATGGATTAACCGTAGCCGACGTAAATAATGCTGTCAAAATGGCATTATGGGGAATCGTGCCCACCAGTATGATGGAAGGGCTTAAAATGATCCCGGTGCGTATGCGCTATCCCAAAGCGAATTTTAACCATCTTGAAAAAATCCGCCGACTTCCTATCTACCTGCCGTCTATCAATCGAGTGTTGCAGCTTGACGAAGTTGCCGACATTCAAAAACAACCAGGCAAAACAGACATTGACCATGAAAATTTGAGTCAGGTAGTTAATGTCAAAGCGCATATTTCCGGACGCGATCTGGGGAGTATCATCAAAAATGTCAAAATTATGCTTTCCCGAATTCCTTTGCCGCCAGGCGTCACCGTAGAAATCGGCGGCCAGTACGAGAGTCAGCAGCGCGCGTTCCGCGAATTGCTGCTCATTCTCGGCTTTGGCATTTTGCTGGTTTACGCGATTCTTTTGTTTGAATTTAAATCGTTTCGTACTTCCGGAATCATTCTGTTAGGGACGGTATTGTCTGTGAGCGGAGTTTTTCTGATACTGTGGATTACGGGAATCCCGCTGGACATCTCCGCTTTCATGGGCATGATTATGATCCTGGGGGTGGTCGTCAATAACGGCATTCTGTTGATTGATTACACGGAAAAATATTTGAAAGAGCAACCTGACGTGAAACAGGCGCTACTCATGGCAGGACGCGTTCGTCTGCGCCCGATTTTGATGACCACGCTGGCGACAATTTTCGGTTTTCTGCCGCTGGCGCTTGCCATTGGCGAAGGCTCGGAAATGTTACAGCCGCTGGCGATTTCCATGATCGGCGGCATGAGTCTCTCCATGGTGCTGTCGCTATTGGTTATTCCCGGGTTGTATTTTGTTGTGAATAAAAAGGTGAGCGAAATTTAG